Proteins encoded in a region of the Panicum hallii strain FIL2 chromosome 3, PHallii_v3.1, whole genome shotgun sequence genome:
- the LOC112886710 gene encoding RING-H2 finger protein ATL3-like: MSTLGSGGPRPAAASASVDTNGNWVPHGPMLTACVVGVNVLMIVLIFFLFWRFLSGKEGPSTSADAAADEDDSRPVASPWASRWRHEEDLGAPPLEDVALAVPVYTYSSAGADDGGKLPADECAVCIVELRDGDSARLLPRCSHRFHADCVGAWLRLHATCPLCRASVVAPAATGAVAGESRNAKEDGDVAPDCPV; encoded by the coding sequence ATGTCCACGCTCGGGAGCGGCGGCCCTAGACCCGcagcggcgtcggcgtcggtgGACACAAACGGCAACTGGGTGCCGCACGGCCCCATGCTGACGGCCTGCGTTGTGGGCGTCAACGTGCTGATGATCGTCCTCATCTTCTTTTTGTTCTGGAGATTCTTGTCCGGGAAAGAGGGGCCATCCACCTcagccgacgccgccgccgacgaggaCGATTCGCGGCCCGTGGCCTCCCCGTGGGCGTCTCGTTGGCGGCACGAGGAAGACCTCGGTGCGCCGCCGCTGGAAGACGTGGCGCTAGCCGTGCCCGTGTACACCTACTCCAGCGCCGGCGCCGACGACGGAGGGAAGCTGCCGGCGGACGAGTGCGCGGTCTGCATCGTGGAGCTCCGCGACGGCGACTCGGCGCGCCTGCTCCCTCGGTGCAGCCACCGGTTCCACGCGGACTGCGTGGGCGCCTGGCTGCGGCTCCACGCCACGTGCCCGCTATGCCGCGCCAGCGTCGTAGCCCCCGCCGCCACgggcgccgtcgccggcgagtCCAGGAACGCCAAGGAAGACGGCGACGTCGCCCCGGATTGCCCCGTGTGA
- the LOC112886286 gene encoding RING-H2 finger protein ATL64-like — MSTLGFGSLSPAAAAPAPEVEDTSGHWAPHGAVLTAFVVGINVLVIVLIFFFFCRFFSGKGGDSASDDTDDGELPVASPWASHRRRRREAPAARALEDVALALPVYVYSSSADADGGGKKAPECAVCIVELRDGDSARSLPRCGHRFHADCVGAWLRLHATCPLCRATVMAPAAGGEARNAKDDVGVGGADCPL; from the coding sequence ATGTCCACGCTCGGGTTCGGCAGCCTTagcccggcggccgcggcgccggcgccggaggtGGAGGACACGAGCGGCCACTGGGCTCCGCACGGCGCGGTGCTGACGGCCTTCGTCGTGGGCATCAACGTGCTCGTGATCGTCCTcatcttctttttcttctgccGGTTCTTCTCCGGGAAAGGAGGGGATTCCGCATCAGACGACACCGACGACGGCGAGCTGCCCGTGGCCTCCCCTTGGGcgtcccaccgccgccgccggcgcgagGCCCCCGCCGCGCGGGCCCTGGAAGACGTGGCGTTAGCCCTGCCCGTGTACGTGTACTCCAGCAGCGCCGACGCCGACGGAGGAGGGAAGAAGGCCCCCGAGTGCGCGGTGTGCATCGTGGAGCTCCGCGACGGCGACTCCGCCCGCAGCCTCCCGCGGTGCGGGCACCGGTTCCACGCCGACTGCGTGGGCGCGTGGCTGCGGCTCCACGCCACGTGCCCGCTCTGCCGCGCCACCGTCATGGCccccgcggccggcggcgaggccagGAACGCCAAGGACGacgtcggcgtcggcggcgcggaCTGTCCCTTATGA
- the LOC112885354 gene encoding zinc finger CCCH domain-containing protein 10-like, which produces MATDDRFQRRTTPSGGVHQSDPTAWCAWAHRGHRLWAAMPAAFWLYVYKVQRCPEMSSHDWKACPYAHIGERARRRDPRRFPYLAAPCAEYLASRRQHLLARTGAAPSCARGLWCRQAHGSFELWLHPSRFRTRMCERGVGCPRSICFFAHFPAELRGGGEDDPVPLVGLPPTPPRTLSAPAPLSFLSRDDLIMQAMPGELRLYDGAGAPPSFASPATVAVATSARVPALLQASPDDGVLAGRSGSCSSEDGSVTDDYAHLDLIMDMVNHLEIS; this is translated from the coding sequence ATGGCTACGGACGATAGATTCCAGCGACGGACGACGCCGAGCGGTGGCGTGCACCAGAGCGACCCCACGGCGTGGTGCGCGTGGGCGCACCGTGGTCACCGCCTGTGGGCGGCCATGCCGGCGGCGTTCTGGCTGTACGTCTACAAGGTGCAGCGGTGCCCGGAGATGAGCAGCCATGACTGGAAGGCGTGCCCGTACGCGCACATCGGGGAgcgcgcccggcgccgcgaCCCGCGCCGGTTCCCGTACCTCGCCGCCCCCTGCGCGGAGTACCTCGCGTCGCGGCGGCAGCACCTCCTGGCCCGGACGGGGGCCGCGCCCAGCTGCGCGCGCGGGCTCTGGTGTCGCCAGGCGCACGGCTCCTTCGAGCTGTGGCTGCATCCATCGCGGTTCCGCACCCGCATGTGCGAGCGCGGGGTGGGGTGCCCGCGGTCGATCTGCTTCTTCGCGCACTTCCCCGCCGAGCtcaggggaggaggtgaggacgACCCCGTGCCGCTCGTCGGCCTTCCGCCGACACCGCCCCGTACCCTGAGCGCCCCGGCACCCCTCTCATTCCTTAGTCGGGATGATCTGATCATGCAGGCCATGCCGGGCGAGCTCCGCCTGTACGACGGCGCTGGCGCTCCTCCGTCATTTGCATCCCCTGCCACCGTCGCTGTTGCCACGTCGGCGCGGGTGCCGGCGCTGCTGCAGGCCTCGCCGGACGACGGGGTTCTCGCCGGCAGGAGCGGCAGCTGCTCATCTGAGGACGGCTCTGTGACAGACGACTACGCGCATCTCGATCTTATCATGGACATGGTTAATCACTTAGAAATAAGCTAG
- the LOC112885355 gene encoding uncharacterized protein LOC112885355: EDSHLDVRIPDEERNDRSYSQREEDLFSRRDAFVRAAHAALDAAADARVTRLTLRVEDPKGDDTYKFLHRTRHWRSEHGHDVIGGLVSHPAARRVKELRIAAVGGRERASSNDEEPDSRPFYMAGRMYILGSLPLKALRVLDVTRCSDLSPPARTPSRVWRPCRLRHCSLKSSDIQALMDAAPGLASVHLESVFFKGFRAGSGEAPGVCLRCRAVTELVLELCGMEGQEDDGGDRGSVEFDAPRLRHLRYKGTERRLSLTSPAPDMAVLELHFVQCRYHYQSRDYDPDKTRVLFWQSVRSFTNARVLKLRVNSLKDIAVGKARRGKLLCTFRDAVRLELEGAHHPTTSKAAAVAIANLLRCCPAVRDLRLKLSAVPSNSVKNSDYGPAFLERKDRLDYEKSIGRFMRLRLNPVISLDGNDEHDEVPDDDIPGLSGHSLICLESSLRRVGLQFRLENNSSCFGTRLVKFFTGNAKVLEEMC; the protein is encoded by the coding sequence GAGGACTCCCACCTCGACGTGCGCATCCCCGACGAAGAACGTAACGATCGAAGCTACAGCCAGCGCGAAGAGGACCTGTTCTCCCGCCGCGACGCCTTCGTccgcgccgcccacgccgcgctcgacgccgccgccgacgcccgcGTCACCAGGCTCACCTTGCGCGTGGAGGACCCGAAAGGCGATGACACCTACAAGTTCCTTCACAGGACCAGACATTGGCGCAGTGAGCATGGGCACGACGTGATCGGCGGCCTGGTCTCCCACCCGGCGGCGCGCCGCGTGAAGGAGCTCCGCATCGCCGCCGTCGGTGGCAGGGAAAGAGCCTCTAGCAACGACGAAGAGCCCGACAGCCGACCGTTCTACATGGCAGGGAGGATGTACATCCTTGGATCCCTGCCATTGAAGGCCCTTCGCGTGCTGGACGTCACCCGGTGCAGCGacctctcgccgccggcgcggacGCCTTCCCGCGTCTGGAGACCCTGCCGGCTGCGGCACTGCTCGCTGAAGTCCAGCGACATCCAGGCACTCATGGACGCCGCGCCGGGGCTCGCCAGCGTGCACCTCGAGTCCGTCTTCTTCAAGGGGTTTCGCGCCGGGTCGGGAGAAGCGCCTGGCGTCTGCCTCCGTTGCCGGGCGGTCACCGAGCTGGTTCTGGAGCTCTGCGGCATGGAGGGGCAAGAAGACGACGGCGGCGACCGAGGCTCCGTCGAGTTCGACGCGCCAAGGCTGCGACACTTGAGGTACAAGGGCACCGAGCGCCGCCTCTCCCTGACATCGCCGGCGCCGGACATGGCGGTTCTGGAGCTGCACTTCGTCCAGTGCCGCTACCACTACCAGAGCCGCGATTACGACCCGGACAAGACGCGAGTGCTGTTCTGGCAGTCCGTCCGGAGCTTCACCAACGCCAGGGTCCTCAAGCTCAGGGTCAACAGCCTCAAGGACATCGCCGTCGGCAAGGCGAGGCGAGGCAAGCTCCTGTGCACGTTCCGCGACGCCGTGCGCCTGGAGCTGGAAGGCGCGCATCATCCCACCACGagcaaggcggcggcggtggccatTGCCAACCTGCTCCGCTGCTGCCCTGCTGTTCGGGACCTCAGGCTGAAGCTCAGCGCTGTGCCATCTAACTCTGTCAAGAATTCTGATTACGGACCGGCATTCTTGGAAAGGAAGGACCGGCTGGACTACGAAAAATCAATCGGCCGCTTCATGCGCCTCAGATTGAATCCAGTGATTTCCTTGGATGGTAATGACGAACATGATGAGGTTCCTGATGATGACATACCTGGCTTGAGTGGGCACTCGCTCATCTGCTTGGAAAGTAGCCTGAGAAGAGTTGGCCTGCAGTTTCGCCTGGAAAATAATTCAAGCTGCTTTGGAACCCGGCTGGTAAAATTCTTCACCGGCAATGCAAAGGTTCTTGAAGAGATGTGTTGA